One window of Paenibacillus albicereus genomic DNA carries:
- a CDS encoding iron chaperone, whose protein sequence is MHAFEEFLAKIDRPEHRAEMEEVLAWVADTFPQLKPKIAWNQPMFTDHDTFIVGFSASKGHFAIAPEEATMNRFLDEIVQSKHDHTKGLIRFKWGQPVDFPLLERMIAFNIEDKADCTTFWRK, encoded by the coding sequence GTGCACGCATTCGAGGAATTCCTCGCGAAGATCGACCGGCCTGAGCATCGGGCGGAGATGGAGGAGGTGCTGGCTTGGGTCGCGGATACGTTCCCGCAGCTGAAGCCCAAGATCGCCTGGAACCAGCCGATGTTCACCGATCACGATACGTTCATCGTCGGCTTCAGCGCATCCAAGGGCCACTTTGCCATCGCGCCTGAAGAGGCGACGATGAACCGCTTCCTGGACGAGATCGTCCAGTCGAAGCATGACCACACCAAAGGCTTGATCCGGTTCAAGTGGGGACAGCCCGTCGACTTCCCGCTCCTGGAGCGGATGATCGCCTTCAACATCGAGGACAAGGCCGACTGCACGACGTTCTGGCGAAAATAG
- a CDS encoding ATP-binding cassette domain-containing protein, whose translation MNPPSQEHILISGARENNLQNVTLRIPKRKITIFTGVSGSGKSSIVFDTIAAESQRLLNENFSLFVRNFLPKAPQPDADAIQNLSMAVIVDQRRLGGGSHSTLGTITDISPIVRLLFSRLGQPHAGPVNRFSFNDPQGMCPECSGLGRKLGVDMDKALDTTKSLKEGAILLPDYAVDSWEWSMLLQSGSFDPDKKLDEYEPAERDELLYGKAKKVEVQFGGKTMNLTVEGFIEKFTNKYIKRDVKTMSERTQRAVAPYIVEGPCSSCRGARLNQAALACRINGLNIADMSSMEASRLIGVVQEIDDPAAAPIVRSLAERLQHLTDIGLGYLTLDRETDTLSGGESQRVKMVKHLSGSLVDVTYIFDEPSVGLHPRDVHRLNELLRKLRDKGNTVLVVEHDPDVIRIADHIVDVGPHAGSRGGTIVYEGSYEGLLESGTLTGAFMKRPLRLKEDVRKPSGSLPVRKATLHNLKEVSVDIPTGVLTVVTGVAGSGKSTLIHDVFLRQHPDAIVIDQSAVGVSTRSNPATYTGIMDDVRKAFASANKVSPGLFSFNSKGACENCQGLGVVYADVAFLDTVKLPCEACGGKRFKEEVLEYKLDGKSIADVLELTVEQALEFFGLKEVVRKLQAMSDVGLGYITLGQPLSTLSGGECQRIKLASELHKKGSIYVMDEPTTGLHMSDIGHLLDIMNRLVDAGNTVIVIEHNLEVISQADWILDMGPDGGSSGGEVVFEGTPSAILGEERSITGRYLQQ comes from the coding sequence ATGAACCCTCCGAGCCAGGAGCATATCCTCATCTCAGGCGCACGCGAAAACAACCTCCAGAATGTCACGCTCCGCATCCCCAAACGGAAGATCACGATCTTCACCGGAGTATCCGGCTCCGGCAAGTCCTCGATCGTCTTCGATACGATCGCAGCCGAATCCCAACGTCTGCTGAACGAGAATTTCAGCCTGTTCGTCCGCAACTTCCTTCCCAAGGCTCCTCAGCCCGACGCCGACGCGATTCAGAACCTGAGCATGGCGGTCATCGTCGACCAGAGGCGGCTCGGCGGCGGCTCGCACTCGACGCTCGGCACGATCACGGACATCTCGCCGATCGTCCGGCTGCTCTTCTCGCGCCTCGGCCAGCCCCATGCCGGACCGGTGAATCGGTTCTCGTTCAATGATCCGCAAGGCATGTGTCCGGAGTGCAGCGGGCTCGGGCGCAAGCTGGGCGTCGATATGGACAAGGCGCTCGACACGACGAAGTCGCTCAAGGAAGGAGCGATCCTGCTGCCCGACTACGCGGTCGACAGCTGGGAGTGGTCGATGCTGCTGCAATCCGGATCGTTCGATCCCGACAAGAAGCTGGACGAGTACGAGCCGGCAGAGCGGGACGAGCTGCTGTACGGCAAGGCGAAAAAGGTCGAGGTGCAGTTCGGCGGCAAGACGATGAACCTGACCGTGGAGGGCTTCATCGAGAAGTTCACCAACAAGTACATCAAGCGGGACGTCAAGACGATGTCGGAGCGCACGCAGCGCGCCGTCGCGCCATATATCGTGGAAGGTCCATGCTCCAGCTGCCGGGGCGCCAGGCTGAACCAAGCTGCTCTGGCGTGCCGGATCAACGGGCTGAACATCGCCGACATGTCCTCGATGGAAGCGAGCCGGCTCATCGGCGTCGTCCAGGAGATCGACGATCCCGCCGCCGCGCCGATCGTCCGCTCGCTGGCGGAACGGCTGCAGCATCTGACGGACATCGGACTCGGCTACCTGACGCTCGATCGCGAGACGGACACGCTGTCCGGCGGCGAGTCGCAGCGCGTCAAGATGGTCAAGCATCTGAGCGGCAGCCTGGTGGATGTGACCTATATTTTCGACGAGCCGAGCGTCGGGCTGCACCCGCGCGATGTGCACCGGCTGAACGAGCTGCTGCGCAAGCTACGCGACAAAGGCAATACGGTCCTCGTCGTCGAGCATGATCCCGACGTCATCCGGATCGCGGATCATATCGTCGACGTCGGTCCGCACGCGGGCAGCCGCGGTGGCACGATCGTCTACGAAGGCAGCTATGAAGGCCTGCTGGAGTCGGGCACGCTGACCGGGGCGTTCATGAAGCGGCCGCTCCGGCTGAAGGAGGACGTGCGCAAGCCGTCGGGCTCGCTGCCGGTGCGCAAGGCGACGCTGCACAACCTGAAAGAGGTGAGCGTCGACATTCCGACCGGCGTGCTCACCGTCGTGACGGGCGTGGCCGGCTCCGGCAAAAGCACGCTCATCCATGACGTCTTCCTCCGGCAGCATCCGGATGCGATCGTCATCGACCAGTCGGCGGTCGGCGTGTCCACGCGTTCGAATCCGGCGACCTACACCGGCATCATGGACGACGTGCGCAAAGCGTTCGCTTCCGCGAACAAGGTCAGCCCGGGCTTGTTCAGCTTCAACTCCAAGGGTGCCTGCGAGAACTGCCAAGGCCTCGGCGTGGTCTACGCGGACGTGGCCTTCCTCGACACGGTGAAGCTGCCGTGCGAGGCCTGCGGCGGCAAGCGGTTCAAGGAAGAGGTGCTCGAGTACAAGCTGGACGGCAAGTCGATCGCGGACGTGCTGGAGTTGACCGTCGAGCAGGCGCTGGAATTTTTCGGCCTGAAGGAAGTCGTGCGAAAGCTGCAGGCGATGAGCGACGTCGGCCTGGGCTACATCACGCTCGGCCAGCCGCTCAGCACGCTCTCCGGCGGCGAATGCCAACGGATCAAGCTGGCGAGCGAGCTGCATAAAAAAGGCAGCATCTATGTGATGGACGAGCCGACGACAGGGCTGCACATGTCCGATATCGGGCATCTGCTGGACATCATGAACCGGCTCGTCGACGCGGGCAATACGGTCATCGTCATCGAGCACAACCTCGAGGTCATCAGCCAGGCGGATTGGATCCTCGATATGGGGCCGGACGGCGGCAGCTCGGGCGGCGAGGTCGTGTTCGAAGGCACGCCTTCCGCGATTCTCGGCGAGGAGCGGTCGATCACCGGACGCTACTTGCAGCAGTGA
- a CDS encoding HAMP domain-containing protein: MKENLEDQFDSGELLNALMALKKGHFSYRMPYDRTGVAGKIADTFNEIMDIQESLVHDVETVARVVGKEGNLSRRLAQKNQGGSWETMTDSLNGLVSDLIQPTSEMVRVINAVAKGDLSQKVELEIEGRPLTGEFQRTASNINMMVNQLSTFASEVTRVAREVGTEGILGGQADVKGVSGTWKDLTESVNNMASNLTDQVRNIAAVTTAVANGDLSKQITVSARGEILELKNTINTMVDQLSMFSSEVTRVAREVGTEGKLGGQADVKGVSGTWRDLTESVNYMASNLTNQVRNIAVVTTAVANGDLSKKITADVQGEILELKITINTMVDQLSTFASEVTRMAREVGTEGILGGQADVKGVSGTWRDLTESVNYMASNLTNQVRNIAEVTTAVAKGDLSKTITVDAKGEILQLKSTINIMVDQLSNFASEVTRVAREVSTEGILGGQADVKGVSGTWKDLTDSVNFMAGTLTDQVRNIAEVTTAVAKGDLSKQITVNAKGEILELKNTINTMVEQLSTFASEVTRVAREVGTEGMLGGQAQVRGVAGTWRDLTESVNYMASNLTNQVRNIAVVTTAVANGDLSKKITADVQGEILELKNTINTMVDQLSMFSSEVTRVAREVGTDGKLGGQAQVKGVGGTWKDLTESVNNMARNLTDQVRNIADVTTAVAKGDLSKKITVDVKGEILELKITINTMVDQLSTFASEVTRVAREVGTDGMLGSQAEVKDVSGTWKDLTDTVNYMASNLTIQMRNIAGVTTAVANGDLSKKITVDVKGELLELKNTINTMVDQLNSFASEVTRVAREVGTDGKLGGQAQVRGVGGIWKDLTDNVNIMATNLTDQVRGIAKVVTAVANGNLKLKLTVEAKGEIAELTDTINNMIETLATFADQVTTVAREVGAEGKLGGQASVPGAAGTWRDLTDNVNYMASTLTTQVRAITNVATAVTNGDLSRAIDVSASGEVATLKDNINEMIRNLKETTRINTEQDWLKTNLAKFSRLLQGQRDLYAVSRMILSELAPLVSMQHGVFYINEPVAGEPVLKLFASYAYQSRKNLSNEFRSGQGLVGQCLIEKQRILLTNVPGDYVVISSALGEATPLNIVLLPIIFEDQVLAILELASFRAFSDIDLAFLDQLTESIGIVINTMQANQRTEELLIQSQSLTEELQKQQMELRNTNDELEDKAKLLVLQKAEVESKNQEVEVAKRFLEEKAEQLALTSKYKSEFLANMSHELRTPLNSLLLLAEQLAENPDENLHEVQVKFAKTIQESGLELLHLINDILDLSKIESGTIAPDYSELALEELTGGLDRTFRHMGDAKKLEYQIQVDAGVPPVIMTDFKRLQQILKNLLSNAFKFTEEGQIILRIMTAGGGWNPENETLNRAKTVLCFSVSDTGIGIPQEKQRIIFEAFQQADGSTNREYGGTGLGLAISREIAEMLGGEIALQSEPGKGSVFHLYLPTEAEAPEPEPKRLHAPEVIDISPPPKRRSSFVRPSEDALVDDRDHIKPGDPVFLIIEDDQKFNAIILDLLRKKGIKTVLSPSGSDALELVHAYKPMAITLDLHLGDADGWLVLEQLKNDIQLRHIPISVMTVDEDEVQLLQKGVHHYFRKPVTNEELEQALEQLRLFADKKVRSVLVVVHEAEERKRVLGLLDSQDLKITAVDTARKALSQLSSKEIDCVVLDNSLPDMNLIRFVREMHKNAKNKRVPVVARLNKKLTAEEELEWDELVKLAVLQEVKSDAQLIDATSIFLHRKADSLPADSRSKLVKLHNSDEMIEFKKVLVVDDDIRNIFALTTILERHQMKVIPAENGQDAIRHLETADDIEIVLMDIMMPGMDGYETTRAIRTIERLQSLPIIALTAKAMKGDRELCLEAGCSDYITKPVNSAQLLSMMRTWLDKGQEG; this comes from the coding sequence ATGAAGGAGAATCTTGAAGACCAATTCGACAGTGGAGAGCTGCTCAACGCCTTGATGGCTCTGAAGAAGGGCCATTTCTCCTACCGGATGCCGTACGACCGGACGGGCGTAGCGGGCAAGATCGCCGATACGTTCAACGAAATCATGGACATCCAGGAAAGCCTCGTGCACGACGTCGAGACGGTGGCGCGCGTCGTCGGCAAGGAAGGCAACCTGTCGCGCCGGCTCGCCCAGAAAAACCAAGGCGGCTCCTGGGAGACGATGACCGATTCCCTGAACGGCCTCGTCAGCGATCTGATCCAGCCGACGAGCGAGATGGTGCGGGTCATCAATGCGGTCGCCAAGGGCGATCTGTCGCAGAAGGTGGAGCTGGAGATCGAAGGCCGGCCGCTGACCGGCGAGTTCCAGAGGACGGCCAGCAACATCAACATGATGGTGAACCAGCTCAGCACGTTCGCCTCCGAGGTGACGCGCGTCGCGCGCGAGGTCGGCACGGAAGGCATCCTCGGCGGACAGGCGGACGTCAAGGGCGTCTCCGGCACCTGGAAGGATCTGACCGAGAGCGTCAACAACATGGCGTCCAACCTGACCGATCAGGTGCGCAACATCGCGGCGGTGACGACGGCGGTCGCGAACGGCGACCTGTCCAAGCAGATCACGGTCAGCGCGCGGGGCGAGATTCTCGAGCTGAAGAATACGATCAACACGATGGTGGACCAGCTGTCGATGTTCTCCTCCGAGGTGACGCGCGTCGCGCGCGAGGTCGGCACGGAAGGCAAGCTCGGCGGCCAGGCGGATGTCAAGGGCGTCTCCGGCACGTGGCGCGACTTGACGGAGAGCGTCAACTACATGGCGTCCAACCTGACCAACCAGGTGCGCAACATCGCGGTCGTGACGACGGCGGTCGCCAACGGCGACTTGTCCAAGAAGATCACCGCCGACGTGCAGGGCGAGATCCTCGAGCTGAAGATTACGATCAACACGATGGTGGACCAGCTGTCCACGTTCGCCTCCGAGGTGACGAGGATGGCCCGGGAGGTCGGCACGGAGGGCATCCTCGGCGGACAAGCCGACGTCAAGGGCGTCTCCGGCACCTGGCGCGACTTGACGGAGAGCGTCAATTACATGGCGTCCAACCTGACCAACCAGGTGCGCAACATCGCCGAGGTGACAACGGCCGTCGCCAAGGGCGACTTGTCCAAGACGATCACGGTCGACGCGAAAGGCGAGATCCTGCAGCTCAAGAGCACGATCAACATCATGGTCGACCAGCTGAGCAACTTCGCCTCCGAGGTCACGCGCGTCGCGCGCGAGGTGTCGACGGAGGGCATCCTCGGCGGACAAGCGGACGTCAAAGGCGTGTCCGGCACGTGGAAGGACTTGACCGACAGCGTCAACTTCATGGCGGGCACGCTGACCGACCAGGTGCGCAACATCGCCGAGGTGACGACCGCGGTCGCCAAGGGCGACCTGTCCAAGCAGATCACGGTCAATGCCAAGGGCGAGATTCTGGAGCTCAAGAATACGATCAACACGATGGTCGAGCAGCTCTCCACGTTCGCTTCCGAGGTGACGCGCGTCGCGCGCGAGGTCGGCACGGAAGGCATGCTCGGCGGCCAGGCGCAGGTGCGCGGCGTCGCAGGCACATGGCGCGATTTGACCGAGAGCGTCAACTACATGGCCTCCAACCTGACCAACCAGGTGCGCAACATCGCGGTCGTCACGACGGCGGTCGCGAACGGCGATCTGTCCAAGAAGATCACGGCCGACGTGCAGGGCGAGATCCTGGAGCTGAAAAATACGATCAACACGATGGTCGACCAGCTGTCGATGTTCTCCTCCGAGGTGACGCGCGTGGCGCGGGAGGTCGGCACGGACGGCAAGCTCGGCGGTCAGGCGCAGGTCAAGGGCGTCGGCGGCACGTGGAAGGACTTGACCGAGAGCGTCAACAACATGGCCCGCAACCTGACCGATCAGGTGCGCAACATCGCCGACGTGACGACGGCCGTCGCCAAGGGCGATCTGTCCAAGAAGATCACGGTCGACGTCAAGGGCGAGATCCTGGAGCTGAAGATTACGATCAACACGATGGTCGACCAGCTCTCGACGTTCGCCTCCGAGGTGACGCGCGTCGCCCGCGAGGTCGGCACGGACGGCATGCTCGGCTCGCAGGCCGAGGTGAAGGACGTCTCCGGCACGTGGAAGGACTTGACGGATACGGTCAACTACATGGCCAGCAACCTGACGATCCAGATGCGCAACATCGCCGGCGTGACGACTGCCGTCGCCAACGGCGACCTGTCCAAGAAGATTACCGTCGACGTCAAGGGCGAGCTGCTGGAGCTGAAAAACACGATCAATACGATGGTCGACCAGCTCAACTCGTTCGCCTCCGAGGTGACGCGCGTGGCGCGGGAGGTCGGCACGGACGGCAAGCTCGGCGGCCAAGCCCAGGTGCGCGGCGTCGGCGGCATCTGGAAGGATCTGACCGACAACGTCAACATCATGGCGACGAACCTGACCGATCAGGTGCGCGGCATCGCCAAGGTCGTGACGGCGGTCGCGAACGGCAACCTGAAGCTGAAGCTCACGGTGGAAGCGAAAGGCGAGATCGCCGAGCTGACCGATACGATCAACAACATGATCGAGACGCTGGCGACGTTCGCCGACCAGGTCACGACGGTCGCCCGGGAGGTCGGCGCGGAAGGCAAGCTCGGCGGTCAGGCGAGCGTGCCGGGAGCGGCCGGCACGTGGCGCGATCTGACGGACAACGTCAACTACATGGCGAGCACGCTCACGACCCAGGTCCGCGCCATCACGAACGTCGCCACGGCGGTGACCAACGGCGACCTGTCGCGCGCCATCGACGTCTCGGCCTCCGGCGAGGTGGCCACGCTCAAGGACAACATCAACGAGATGATCCGCAACCTCAAGGAAACGACCCGGATCAACACGGAGCAGGATTGGCTCAAGACGAACCTCGCCAAGTTCTCGCGCCTCCTGCAGGGGCAGCGCGATCTGTACGCGGTCAGCCGCATGATCCTCTCCGAGCTCGCGCCGCTCGTCTCCATGCAGCACGGGGTATTCTACATCAACGAGCCGGTCGCCGGCGAGCCGGTGCTGAAGCTGTTCGCGAGCTACGCCTACCAAAGCCGCAAGAACCTGTCCAACGAGTTCCGCTCCGGGCAAGGACTCGTCGGCCAGTGCCTGATCGAGAAGCAGCGCATCCTGCTCACGAACGTGCCGGGCGACTACGTCGTCATCTCGTCCGCGCTCGGAGAAGCGACCCCGCTCAACATCGTGCTGCTGCCGATCATCTTCGAGGATCAGGTGCTCGCGATCTTGGAGCTGGCTTCGTTCCGCGCATTCAGCGACATCGACCTCGCGTTCCTCGATCAGCTCACCGAGTCGATCGGGATCGTCATCAACACGATGCAGGCGAACCAGCGGACGGAGGAGCTGCTGATCCAGTCCCAATCGCTCACCGAGGAGCTGCAGAAGCAGCAGATGGAGCTGCGCAACACGAACGACGAGCTGGAGGACAAGGCGAAGCTGCTCGTGCTGCAGAAGGCGGAGGTGGAGAGCAAGAACCAGGAGGTCGAGGTAGCCAAGCGGTTCCTCGAGGAAAAGGCGGAGCAGCTCGCGCTCACGTCCAAGTACAAGTCCGAATTCCTCGCCAACATGTCGCATGAGCTGCGGACGCCGCTGAATTCGCTGCTGCTGCTGGCCGAGCAGCTCGCGGAGAACCCGGACGAAAACCTGCACGAGGTGCAGGTCAAGTTCGCCAAGACGATCCAGGAATCGGGGCTTGAGCTGCTGCATCTCATCAACGACATCCTCGATCTGTCCAAGATCGAATCGGGCACGATCGCGCCGGACTACAGCGAGCTGGCCCTGGAGGAGCTGACGGGCGGACTCGACCGCACGTTCCGCCACATGGGGGACGCCAAGAAGCTGGAGTATCAGATTCAGGTCGATGCCGGCGTCCCGCCGGTCATCATGACCGACTTCAAGCGGCTCCAGCAGATTTTGAAAAACCTGCTGTCCAATGCGTTCAAGTTCACCGAGGAAGGCCAGATCATCCTGCGCATCATGACCGCCGGCGGCGGATGGAACCCGGAAAACGAGACGTTGAACCGGGCGAAGACCGTCCTCTGCTTCTCGGTGAGCGATACGGGAATCGGCATTCCGCAGGAGAAGCAGCGGATCATCTTCGAGGCGTTCCAGCAGGCGGACGGCAGCACGAACCGCGAATACGGCGGGACGGGGCTCGGCCTCGCCATCTCGCGGGAAATTGCCGAGATGCTCGGCGGCGAGATCGCGCTTCAGAGCGAGCCGGGCAAAGGCAGCGTCTTCCATCTCTACCTGCCGACCGAAGCCGAAGCTCCCGAGCCGGAGCCGAAAAGGCTGCACGCTCCGGAGGTGATCGACATCTCGCCGCCGCCGAAGCGCCGGAGCAGCTTCGTCCGGCCCTCGGAGGACGCCTTGGTGGACGATCGGGACCACATCAAACCGGGAGACCCGGTGTTCCTGATTATCGAGGACGACCAGAAGTTCAATGCGATCATCCTCGATCTGCTGCGCAAGAAAGGCATCAAGACGGTCCTGTCGCCCAGCGGCTCGGATGCGCTGGAGCTCGTCCACGCGTACAAGCCGATGGCGATCACCCTGGACCTGCATCTCGGAGATGCGGACGGCTGGCTCGTGCTGGAGCAGCTGAAGAACGACATCCAGCTGAGGCATATCCCGATCAGCGTCATGACGGTGGACGAGGACGAGGTGCAGCTGCTGCAAAAGGGCGTGCATCACTACTTCCGCAAGCCGGTGACGAACGAGGAGCTCGAGCAGGCGCTCGAGCAGCTCCGCCTGTTCGCGGACAAGAAGGTGCGCAGCGTCCTGGTCGTCGTCCATGAGGCGGAGGAGCGCAAGCGCGTCCTCGGGCTGCTCGACAGCCAGGACCTGAAGATCACGGCCGTCGATACCGCGCGCAAGGCGCTGAGCCAGCTGTCGTCCAAGGAAATCGACTGCGTCGTGCTGGACAACAGCCTGCCGGACATGAATCTCATCCGATTCGTCCGGGAGATGCACAAAAACGCCAAAAACAAGCGCGTGCCCGTCGTCGCCCGCTTGAACAAGAAGCTGACCGCGGAGGAGGAGCTGGAGTGGGACGAGCTCGTGAAGCTGGCCGTCCTCCAGGAAGTGAAGTCGGACGCCCAGCTGATCGACGCGACGTCGATCTTCCTTCACCGCAAGGCGGACAGCCTGCCGGCGGATTCGCGGAGCAAGCTGGTCAAGCTGCACAATTCGGACGAAATGATCGAGTTCAAGAAGGTGCTCGTCGTGGATGACGACATCCGCAACATCTTCGCGCTGACGACGATCTTGGAGCGGCATCAGATGAAAGTGATCCCGGCGGAAAACGGCCAGGATGCGATCCGCCATCTGGAGACGGCGGACGATATCGAGATCGTGCTGATGGACATCATGATGCCGGGCATGGACGGGTACGAGACGACGCGCGCGATCCGGACGATCGAGCGCCTCCAGTCGCTGCCGATCATCGCCTTGACGGCGAAGGCGATGAAGGGAGACCGCGAGCTGTGCCTGGAAGCCGGCTGCTCGGACTACATCACGAAGCCGGTCAACAGCGCCCAGCTGCTGTCGATGATGCGGACTTGGCTGGACAAGGGACAAGAAGGATGA